In Nitratireductor mangrovi, the genomic window GCCGATACCGGCACGAGCAGGGGATTAAGCCGGGCGACGAGGGCGACGGCAATCGCGCTGATGCCGAAACCCGGCGCGAAGCCTTCCTGCAGTCGTCCATAGACGCCCGAGATCTCCACCGCACCGGCGAGGCCGGCCAGGCCGCCGGAAATAGCCAAGACGATACCAGCGACTCCCGACGGGCTGATTCCGGCGTAATGGGCGGCATCGGGATTCTGGCCGACTACGGCAAGTTTGAAGCCGAAGCGGCCGCGCGCGACGACTGCCGCGGACAGCGCTACCACGATCACGACGACGATCAGCCCGGCATGAATGCGCGTGCCTTCAAACAAGACGGGCAGCCGCAGCGATGCGTCGATCGGATCGCTACGGGGGATGATGCGCATCTTTTCCTGCATTGGGCCGCGCACCAGCCAGGACAGTATCTGGATAGCGACATAGTTCAGCATGATCGTGCTGATGATCTCGTTGCCGCCGAAGCGCGCCTTGATCACGCCGGCCACCCCGCCCCAAAACGCGCCGCCGGCGAGTCCGATCACCAGAAAGGCGAGCATGCCGACCGGGCCGCCTGGCAGCCATGGCGCCAATGCGACGGCGGCTACGCTGCCGGCGATGAGTTGTCCGTCCATGCCGATGTTGAAGATGCGCGCGCGGAACGCCAGGGCGATGCCGAGCCCCATGATCGTCAGCGGGATAGCTCGCAGCAATGCCTCAAGGAAGCCGGCATTCGTCAGCAATGCGCGCTGCACCACACTGCCCGCGAGTGCGAGAGGG contains:
- a CDS encoding ABC transporter permease encodes the protein MVTAASRKLPAFAAIGFALLLVVGAILLAGADPLALAGSVVQRALLTNAGFLEALLRAIPLTIMGLGIALAFRARIFNIGMDGQLIAGSVAAVALAPWLPGGPVGMLAFLVIGLAGGAFWGGVAGVIKARFGGNEIISTIMLNYVAIQILSWLVRGPMQEKMRIIPRSDPIDASLRLPVLFEGTRIHAGLIVVVIVVALSAAVVARGRFGFKLAVVGQNPDAAHYAGISPSGVAGIVLAISGGLAGLAGAVEISGVYGRLQEGFAPGFGISAIAVALVARLNPLLVPVSALGFSLLYAGLGSVAQKGMVPFPMINIIESAIILVFLAGSTIAIRSGRAKEV